One genomic region from Muriicola soli encodes:
- a CDS encoding M23 family metallopeptidase, with the protein MSKVKYYYDPDTLSYRKIELKKSRRYRNIFLFILGSALFGFLGLIFLLNTNILNTPRELSLAREVKNYELRFELLNRKLEQIEEVLANIEDRDNNIYRLYFEANPIPEEQRRAGFGGVNRYKSLEGFNNSEMIIATTKRLDVIQKQMVIQSRSLDEITKLAADKEKLLAAIPAIQPVNNENLTRMASGYGWRSDPFTKARKMHWGMDFTAPKGVPIYATGDGTVSRADNRASGYGKHIRIEHGYGYMSLYAHLSNYNVKRGQKVKRGDLIGFIGSTGRSEAPHLHYEVWKDGDRINPINFYYGSLTAEEFENMLKYANQENQSLD; encoded by the coding sequence ATGTCTAAAGTTAAGTACTATTACGATCCGGACACGCTCTCCTATCGAAAAATAGAGCTCAAAAAATCCCGTCGATATAGGAACATCTTTCTATTTATCCTCGGTTCTGCCCTCTTTGGCTTTCTCGGATTGATCTTCCTTCTCAATACCAACATCCTGAATACGCCAAGGGAATTATCCCTGGCACGGGAGGTAAAAAATTACGAACTCAGGTTTGAACTCCTAAACAGGAAACTAGAGCAAATTGAAGAGGTCCTCGCCAATATTGAAGACAGGGACAACAATATTTACCGACTGTATTTTGAGGCCAATCCTATCCCGGAAGAACAACGACGTGCAGGTTTTGGTGGGGTCAACCGATACAAGTCGCTCGAAGGGTTCAACAATTCAGAAATGATCATTGCGACCACCAAACGATTAGATGTGATCCAGAAACAAATGGTAATTCAGTCGCGCTCCCTCGATGAAATCACAAAACTAGCAGCGGACAAAGAAAAATTATTGGCGGCAATTCCGGCTATTCAGCCCGTGAACAATGAAAATCTTACCAGGATGGCTTCGGGTTACGGCTGGAGGTCAGATCCCTTTACCAAGGCAAGGAAAATGCACTGGGGGATGGATTTTACTGCACCAAAAGGAGTGCCTATTTACGCCACCGGTGATGGTACGGTATCCAGGGCAGATAACAGGGCTTCTGGATACGGAAAGCACATCCGAATAGAGCACGGATATGGATATATGTCTCTTTATGCGCATTTGAGCAATTACAATGTGAAAAGAGGACAGAAGGTTAAACGTGGAGATTTAATCGGGTTTATCGGAAGTACAGGCCGATCTGAGGCACCGCATCTGCATTATGAGGTATGGAAAGATGGGGACAGAATTAATCCCATTAATTTCTACTATGGAAGTTTAACTGCCGAAGAATTTGAAAATATGCTGAAATACGCCAACCAGGAAAACCAATCATTGGATTAA
- a CDS encoding MerR family transcriptional regulator, with translation MHIELPEKRYYGIGEVARAFNVNTSLIRFWEKEFDVLQPKKNAKGNRKFTPDDIKHLQLIYHLVKERGFTLEGAKIHLKEEKKKTLSNFEIIQKLERVKAELIKIKNQL, from the coding sequence ATGCACATAGAGCTCCCCGAAAAAAGATATTACGGTATTGGCGAGGTGGCCAGGGCATTCAACGTCAACACTTCCCTCATCAGGTTTTGGGAAAAGGAATTCGATGTCCTGCAACCCAAAAAAAATGCAAAGGGAAATCGCAAATTCACCCCTGACGACATTAAACACCTTCAATTGATTTACCATCTTGTTAAAGAAAGGGGCTTTACACTTGAAGGGGCTAAAATCCACCTGAAGGAAGAAAAGAAAAAAACACTTTCCAACTTTGAAATCATCCAGAAATTAGAACGCGTTAAAGCAGAGCTTATCAAAATCAAAAATCAACTCTGA
- a CDS encoding LemA family protein: MKKWLIPVIILVVIVFGIYQWAVGFNNTAVENEANAKTAWSNVESTYQRRNDLIGNLVKTVQGAADFERGTLTDVIEARAKATSTNIDVNDLTPEKMAAFQEAQTGLTSALSRLLVTVERYPDLKANQNFLELQSQLEGTENRINVARDRYNEAVNIYDIHTTKFPNKLLAGWFGFEEMARYQANPGSENAPDVNFEFD, encoded by the coding sequence ATGAAAAAATGGTTAATTCCTGTGATTATCCTGGTAGTTATTGTCTTTGGTATCTACCAATGGGCGGTCGGATTTAATAATACCGCCGTAGAAAATGAGGCTAACGCAAAAACGGCATGGTCTAATGTAGAGAGCACTTATCAAAGACGGAACGATCTTATCGGAAACCTGGTAAAAACCGTACAGGGAGCAGCCGATTTTGAGCGCGGAACCCTGACAGATGTAATTGAAGCCCGGGCAAAAGCCACCTCAACCAATATTGATGTCAACGACCTTACTCCTGAGAAAATGGCAGCCTTTCAGGAAGCACAAACCGGCTTAACCTCAGCTCTGTCCCGTTTGCTCGTCACCGTAGAACGCTATCCCGACCTTAAAGCCAATCAGAATTTCCTGGAACTTCAGTCGCAATTGGAAGGCACGGAGAATAGAATTAATGTGGCCAGAGACCGCTATAACGAGGCCGTGAATATCTATGACATACACACCACCAAATTCCCGAATAAACTCTTGGCGGGTTGGTTCGGTTTTGAGGAAATGGCCAGATACCAGGCAAACCCCGGTTCTGAAAATGCCCCTGACGTAAACTTTGAATTCGATTAA
- a CDS encoding TPM domain-containing protein, which yields MPDSKVEAFLSPEEEKEVVEAIRQAEKNTSGEIRVHIEGSSDKDSFDRAQELFHDLKMDETRDANGVLIYIAVQDRTFVIYGDKGINEVVPDTFWDDTKDVIQAHFKKGNFKQGIVDGILKAGEELKEHFPYKDNDTNELSNEVSKS from the coding sequence ATGCCAGATTCTAAGGTAGAAGCCTTTTTAAGTCCGGAAGAAGAGAAAGAAGTTGTTGAAGCCATCCGCCAGGCGGAAAAGAACACTTCAGGAGAGATCAGGGTCCACATAGAAGGCAGCTCCGATAAGGACTCCTTTGATAGAGCACAGGAGCTCTTCCACGATCTTAAAATGGACGAAACCCGGGATGCTAACGGGGTTTTGATTTATATCGCCGTTCAGGATCGGACATTTGTGATCTATGGTGATAAGGGAATTAATGAAGTAGTTCCCGATACGTTTTGGGATGATACCAAAGACGTGATCCAGGCTCATTTTAAAAAAGGAAATTTTAAACAAGGTATAGTCGACGGTATTTTAAAAGCCGGGGAAGAATTGAAAGAACACTTCCCGTATAAGGATAACGACACCAACGAACTGAGTAATGAGGTATCTAAAAGCTAG
- a CDS encoding TPM domain-containing protein has protein sequence MRYLKASILVLFLSSFSLVWGQFAIPEKPKLETSVYDYVSLLSKGDQKSLEDKLISYSDTTSTQIVVAIIVSTEGEDINYLAAQWGQKWGIGQAKEDNGILILVANDDRKIAINTGYGVEGRLTDAMSKRIIDLIIVPEFREGDYASGLNKGTDAIFQVLNGEFQQGVDTYSKTNSNVKIGFVIFVIFLVIFIIVLIIIFANRNKGGGNKGGRNKGLDIWDVIILSNMGRGSYKGGSGSFGGGGFGGGGFGGGFGGGGFGGGGASGGW, from the coding sequence ATGAGGTATCTAAAAGCTAGCATCCTAGTCCTATTTCTATCCAGTTTTTCTCTGGTTTGGGGCCAGTTTGCCATACCTGAAAAGCCCAAATTAGAAACGAGTGTATACGATTATGTTTCCCTACTTTCAAAAGGCGATCAAAAATCGCTGGAAGATAAGCTCATCAGCTATTCAGATACCACCTCAACGCAGATTGTCGTTGCTATTATCGTCTCAACCGAAGGGGAAGATATAAACTACCTTGCAGCCCAATGGGGCCAGAAATGGGGCATTGGGCAGGCGAAAGAAGACAACGGTATACTTATCCTCGTCGCAAATGACGATCGAAAGATTGCCATCAATACAGGTTATGGTGTGGAGGGCCGACTCACCGATGCAATGAGTAAACGAATAATTGACTTGATTATCGTACCAGAATTCAGAGAAGGAGATTATGCATCCGGGCTAAACAAGGGAACTGATGCAATTTTTCAGGTCCTCAACGGAGAATTTCAGCAAGGTGTGGATACTTATTCCAAAACCAACTCCAACGTAAAAATAGGTTTTGTCATATTTGTGATTTTCCTGGTAATTTTCATCATTGTACTTATCATCATCTTTGCCAACCGCAATAAAGGGGGCGGAAACAAAGGAGGTCGCAATAAAGGTCTCGACATCTGGGACGTGATCATTCTCAGCAATATGGGACGTGGCAGTTATAAAGGCGGTTCGGGAAGTTTTGGCGGCGGTGGCTTCGGAGGTGGTGGCTTCGGAGGCGGCTTTGGTGGTGGAGGTTTCGGAGGTGGTGGTGCTTCCGGTGGCTGGTAA
- the der gene encoding ribosome biogenesis GTPase Der: MSAIVAIVGRPNVGKSTLFNRLIQRREAIVDAVSGVTRDRHYGKSDWNGKEFTVIDTGGYVLGSDDIFEKEIDKQVELAIGEADAIIFMVDVETGVTGMDEDVAKLLRRVDKPIFLVVNKVDNAQRAQDAVEFYSLGLGEYFSISSMNGSGSGELLDELVKALPEKPETESELPRFAIVGRPNAGKSSFINALIGEERYIVTDVAGTTRDSIDTKYNRFGFEFNLVDTAGIRRKAKVKEDLEFYSVMRSVRAIEHSDVCILLLDATRGFDGQVENIFWLAQRNNKGVVILVNKWDLVDKDTHAVKEYTRKIKQAIEPFTDVPILFISALTKQRIYKAIETAVEVFTNRSKRIPTRKLNDVMLPIIEHTPPPAYKGKYVKIKFITQLPTPYPQFAFFCNLPQYVREPYKRFLENKLRDHFDFTGVPVTIYMRKK, encoded by the coding sequence ATGAGCGCTATTGTTGCTATTGTGGGAAGGCCAAATGTTGGGAAGTCGACTTTGTTTAACCGACTCATTCAACGCCGTGAGGCTATTGTTGATGCCGTGAGTGGGGTAACACGAGATCGCCACTATGGGAAGAGCGATTGGAATGGAAAGGAGTTCACCGTAATCGATACAGGGGGCTACGTCCTGGGTAGCGATGATATCTTTGAAAAAGAAATTGATAAGCAGGTAGAACTGGCGATAGGCGAAGCCGATGCTATCATTTTTATGGTAGATGTTGAAACCGGTGTAACCGGGATGGATGAAGATGTGGCCAAATTACTGCGCCGTGTGGATAAGCCGATTTTTTTAGTGGTGAACAAAGTAGACAATGCCCAAAGGGCGCAGGATGCCGTGGAATTTTATTCTTTAGGCCTCGGAGAATACTTTTCTATCTCCAGTATGAACGGAAGTGGCAGCGGGGAGTTGTTAGACGAGTTGGTAAAAGCATTGCCCGAGAAGCCTGAAACTGAAAGTGAACTGCCAAGATTTGCCATTGTAGGAAGACCCAACGCCGGCAAATCATCTTTTATCAATGCTCTGATTGGGGAAGAACGTTATATAGTCACAGACGTGGCGGGAACCACCAGAGACAGTATAGATACCAAATACAACCGCTTTGGCTTTGAATTCAATCTGGTGGATACAGCTGGGATTAGAAGAAAAGCAAAGGTTAAGGAAGACCTGGAATTCTATTCGGTGATGCGATCCGTCAGGGCTATAGAGCATAGTGATGTCTGTATTCTTCTTTTGGATGCTACTAGGGGATTTGACGGGCAGGTGGAGAATATTTTCTGGCTTGCACAGCGAAACAACAAAGGGGTCGTCATTTTAGTCAATAAATGGGACCTTGTTGATAAAGATACACATGCAGTAAAAGAATACACCCGAAAGATCAAACAGGCGATAGAGCCCTTTACAGATGTTCCTATTTTGTTTATATCTGCCCTAACCAAGCAACGGATCTACAAGGCTATCGAAACGGCGGTAGAGGTCTTTACCAACCGCAGCAAGCGCATTCCCACCAGGAAACTCAATGACGTAATGCTCCCCATTATAGAACATACACCACCCCCGGCTTACAAAGGGAAATACGTGAAGATCAAGTTTATTACGCAATTGCCAACGCCTTATCCTCAATTTGCCTTTTTCTGTAATTTGCCGCAATATGTAAGGGAGCCCTACAAACGTTTTCTGGAAAACAAACTCAGGGATCATTTCGACTTTACCGGAGTACCGGTGACCATCTATATGCGTAAGAAATAA
- a CDS encoding acetyltransferase translates to MKNVVIFGASGHGSVVMDCIEKEGKYKIVGFIDSIKKKGHLHNGYQILGTELDLPYIRDKYYVFGGIVAIGDNWTRKVIVNKISKLSPGFKFISTIHPFTSIGKNVTIGNGVVVAPGVVINANSSIRNHCILNTYSSLDHDSVLQEFSSLAPRVCTGGNFKLGKYSAVCLGSYVIENVSIDEHSVIGAGSLVLKDVGKNVVVYGSPAEIIRKREVGDPYLANRSESFHSQENTLLFDKLFRIP, encoded by the coding sequence ATGAAGAACGTCGTAATATTTGGGGCATCAGGTCACGGTAGCGTGGTGATGGATTGTATTGAAAAAGAAGGCAAATATAAAATTGTCGGTTTTATCGATTCCATCAAGAAAAAAGGTCATTTACATAACGGTTATCAAATCCTTGGAACCGAACTGGATTTACCTTATATCCGAGATAAATATTATGTTTTTGGTGGTATAGTCGCAATTGGGGATAATTGGACCAGAAAAGTTATTGTTAATAAGATCTCCAAATTGAGTCCAGGTTTTAAGTTTATATCCACTATTCACCCATTTACTTCAATAGGAAAAAACGTTACTATTGGCAATGGTGTGGTTGTAGCTCCCGGAGTTGTAATCAATGCTAATTCCTCTATCCGAAATCATTGTATTCTTAATACTTATTCTTCTCTAGATCACGACAGTGTATTACAAGAATTCTCAAGTTTGGCCCCACGAGTATGTACCGGTGGAAATTTTAAGTTAGGCAAATATTCTGCTGTTTGTTTAGGAAGTTACGTCATTGAAAATGTATCTATTGACGAACATAGCGTAATTGGTGCAGGTTCGTTGGTTTTAAAGGACGTTGGAAAAAATGTTGTCGTATATGGTTCCCCTGCAGAAATAATCCGAAAAAGAGAAGTGGGAGATCCTTATCTTGCCAATAGATCAGAATCCTTTCACTCACAGGAAAATACTTTACTGTTCGACAAACTATTCCGGATTCCGTAG
- a CDS encoding GTP-binding protein, whose protein sequence is MKGINTLPSEIVLRPRFQLEQEASNEKLLNAFEKTKRPPFIIKRLDDHVFIKFNKQEVHFWSPQLQLEIVEKEEGGSTLYGLFGPNPTLWTFFMFLHFGVGTFFVIFGIWAYSSAALDKPYVWQLGIMGLLVALWFVLYAFGRAGKKKGKSQMQALYSFMEDILGKD, encoded by the coding sequence GTGAAAGGTATAAATACACTTCCCTCGGAGATTGTTTTAAGGCCCCGCTTTCAATTAGAGCAGGAAGCCAGCAATGAAAAGCTACTCAACGCTTTTGAAAAAACAAAACGCCCACCCTTTATAATTAAACGTTTGGATGACCACGTCTTTATCAAATTCAACAAGCAAGAAGTGCATTTTTGGTCGCCACAGCTTCAGTTGGAGATCGTTGAGAAGGAAGAAGGCGGTAGCACATTATACGGCTTGTTTGGCCCCAACCCTACCCTGTGGACCTTTTTTATGTTCTTGCATTTTGGAGTAGGAACCTTTTTCGTCATTTTTGGCATATGGGCCTACAGCAGTGCAGCGCTTGATAAGCCGTACGTTTGGCAGTTAGGCATTATGGGGCTTTTGGTTGCCCTCTGGTTTGTTTTGTATGCCTTTGGGCGAGCGGGAAAAAAGAAAGGCAAATCACAAATGCAAGCGCTGTATTCCTTTATGGAAGACATCCTGGGAAAGGATTAG
- the era gene encoding GTPase Era codes for MEKHKAGFVNIIGNPNVGKSTLMNAFIGEKLSIITSKAQTTRHRILGIVNGDDFQMILSDTPGIIKPAYELQSAMMDFVKSAFEDADVLLYMVEIGERALKDESFFSRLKESKIPVLLLLNKIDTADQALLEEQVQYWQEQLPEAELHPISALTNFNVKNVFERIVALLPEAPPYFPKDQLTDRPERFFVNETIREKILKHYKKEIPYAVEIETEEFLEAEDIIRISAVIMVERNSQKGILIGHKGSALKRVGVEARKDLEQFFGKQVHIELYVKVNKNWRSNSNQLKRFGYQS; via the coding sequence ATGGAAAAACATAAAGCCGGCTTTGTCAATATTATAGGAAATCCCAATGTGGGGAAGTCTACGCTGATGAACGCATTTATCGGGGAAAAGCTCTCTATAATTACCTCCAAAGCACAGACAACCCGGCACAGGATCCTGGGGATCGTCAATGGAGACGATTTTCAAATGATCTTGTCTGATACCCCCGGCATCATAAAACCCGCCTACGAACTGCAAAGTGCCATGATGGATTTTGTGAAGTCGGCCTTTGAAGATGCAGATGTTTTGTTATATATGGTTGAGATCGGGGAGAGAGCACTTAAGGACGAGTCTTTTTTCAGCAGGTTAAAGGAGAGTAAGATCCCTGTTCTGTTGTTGCTCAATAAGATCGATACTGCAGACCAGGCATTGCTTGAAGAGCAGGTGCAATACTGGCAGGAACAATTGCCGGAGGCAGAATTGCATCCCATTTCAGCTCTGACCAATTTTAACGTCAAGAATGTCTTTGAACGAATAGTAGCCTTGTTGCCGGAAGCTCCTCCCTATTTTCCAAAAGATCAGTTAACGGACCGTCCTGAACGCTTTTTTGTGAACGAGACCATTCGGGAAAAGATATTAAAGCACTACAAAAAAGAAATTCCCTATGCCGTAGAAATTGAGACCGAGGAATTCCTGGAGGCAGAAGATATCATCAGGATCAGTGCAGTGATTATGGTAGAGCGAAACTCTCAAAAAGGGATTTTAATCGGCCATAAGGGTAGTGCACTTAAAAGGGTTGGTGTTGAAGCCCGGAAAGACCTTGAACAATTCTTTGGAAAACAGGTTCACATTGAACTCTACGTAAAAGTCAATAAGAACTGGAGAAGCAACAGTAATCAGTTAAAACGTTTTGGCTACCAATCCTAG
- a CDS encoding alanine/glycine:cation symporter family protein, with translation MEKLNDFLSSLIPYTEWPMFILLIGGGLFLVFYSRFLPYRFFGHAIAITSGKYDDKNAKGDVSSFQALSAAVAATVGLGNISGVAIAIHDGGPGVVFWIWITALIGMCIKFYSCSLSIMFRGTDSEGKLQGGPMFYITQGMGAKARPLAVFFCICGLFGFLGVFTANQFTETFMSVVNPAETLYATSDFNWKLGIGLILAVITSFVIFGGLTKIAKVASAIVPFMVLVYLAAVIVVMVMNSELVWPSLKMIVSEAWNFNTVVTGGFWGLVIIGIRRAMFSNEAGLGSAPMYHGQSKNDEPIKEGLVAMLGPFIDTIMVCTFTAVVIILSGAYLEDGSGIVMTLTAFRRTLFGYGDELLMIIVSAFALSTLFTYSYYGVKSLSFLSNAKIGKWYNVYFVLMIVFAAVASLDLVKNLIDLSYALMVIPNMIAVLYLAPKVNAASKKYFAQLKNGKT, from the coding sequence ATGGAAAAATTAAATGATTTTCTCTCCAGCCTGATTCCCTACACGGAGTGGCCTATGTTTATTCTTTTGATAGGAGGCGGGCTCTTCCTGGTTTTTTATTCGAGATTTTTACCCTACCGCTTCTTTGGTCACGCTATTGCCATCACCTCGGGAAAGTATGATGATAAAAATGCAAAAGGTGATGTAAGTTCCTTTCAGGCACTATCAGCTGCTGTGGCGGCAACTGTTGGCCTGGGAAATATCTCCGGTGTGGCCATAGCCATTCACGATGGAGGCCCCGGGGTAGTCTTCTGGATCTGGATTACGGCGCTGATAGGCATGTGTATTAAATTCTATTCCTGTAGCCTGTCTATCATGTTCAGAGGCACAGACTCAGAAGGTAAATTACAAGGAGGACCTATGTTCTACATAACACAGGGAATGGGTGCTAAGGCTCGCCCGCTGGCGGTATTCTTTTGTATTTGTGGCCTTTTTGGCTTTCTCGGAGTGTTTACTGCGAATCAGTTTACAGAGACCTTTATGAGTGTGGTTAATCCGGCGGAGACCCTCTATGCCACCAGTGATTTTAACTGGAAACTGGGGATAGGTCTTATCCTTGCCGTCATTACCTCTTTTGTGATTTTCGGGGGACTGACCAAAATTGCAAAAGTGGCCTCAGCCATTGTCCCTTTTATGGTGTTGGTCTACCTGGCAGCTGTCATCGTGGTTATGGTAATGAATTCGGAACTTGTCTGGCCTTCCCTTAAAATGATCGTTTCAGAAGCATGGAATTTTAATACGGTAGTAACCGGAGGCTTTTGGGGCCTTGTCATTATCGGGATACGAAGAGCTATGTTTTCTAACGAAGCCGGGCTGGGAAGTGCTCCCATGTATCACGGGCAGTCAAAAAATGATGAGCCTATAAAAGAGGGCCTGGTGGCTATGCTCGGCCCGTTTATTGACACCATTATGGTATGTACGTTTACCGCAGTGGTTATTATCCTCAGTGGAGCGTATTTAGAAGATGGAAGCGGGATAGTGATGACACTCACAGCGTTCAGGCGAACACTTTTTGGGTATGGAGATGAATTACTTATGATTATCGTTTCAGCCTTCGCCCTTTCTACCTTATTTACCTACTCTTATTACGGAGTAAAGAGTTTGTCCTTCCTTTCTAATGCAAAAATTGGAAAGTGGTACAATGTGTATTTTGTGCTGATGATTGTTTTTGCTGCCGTAGCTTCCCTCGATCTGGTTAAAAACCTGATCGACCTTTCTTATGCCTTAATGGTCATTCCAAATATGATCGCAGTGTTGTACCTTGCACCCAAAGTAAATGCAGCATCCAAAAAATACTTTGCTCAACTAAAAAATGGAAAAACATAA
- a CDS encoding GNAT family N-acetyltransferase encodes MKPTPILETDRLVLRELCPDDAEDMLRLHSHPEVQRYTGEAVITTGAGIREKIEEKMHDYITYGYGRWATVLKDGNQFIGWSGLAYLPEFDEIDVGYRFLPQFWGKGLATEATRAILGYAFSDLELERIVAIAMKENRASIRVMEKAGMHFDKYAPYFPDMEELVWYTCERDNY; translated from the coding sequence TTGAAACCAACACCCATCCTCGAAACCGACCGCCTTGTATTAAGGGAACTATGCCCGGATGACGCCGAAGACATGCTGCGATTACATTCCCATCCCGAGGTACAGCGATACACGGGTGAGGCGGTGATCACCACCGGTGCTGGTATCCGAGAAAAGATCGAGGAAAAAATGCACGACTACATTACCTACGGCTATGGGCGCTGGGCTACCGTTTTAAAAGATGGAAATCAATTTATTGGCTGGTCCGGGCTGGCTTATTTACCGGAGTTCGACGAGATCGATGTAGGGTATAGATTCCTGCCTCAATTCTGGGGGAAAGGCCTGGCCACCGAGGCCACCCGAGCGATTTTGGGGTATGCATTCAGCGATCTCGAATTAGAGCGCATCGTCGCTATCGCCATGAAGGAAAACAGGGCCTCGATTCGGGTCATGGAGAAAGCGGGGATGCACTTTGACAAATATGCCCCCTATTTTCCCGATATGGAAGAGCTCGTCTGGTACACTTGCGAACGAGATAATTATTGA
- a CDS encoding glycoside hydrolase family 16 protein, whose product MVKIKYIKVNVKPNVFSSFMLAFLLVISCSSSDAEPVLKPSNLTVIITVVGASDTQPAGDGSGEVRVSAFAQDAVGYAYRFDNGELQETTSRTMSHTFEREGTHSYAVEVLAYSATGESISETRSVSIFKGALEEEASEEEEEGTLVFSDEFEYNGSPDSSKWHHQVIGPNNGSWYNDELQHYTDRSENSFVSNGTLKIKALKESYTSGGVSKSYTSARLNSKFAFTYGRVEVRAKLPAEAGTWPAIWTLGANINETGNYFGQQYGNVGWPACGEIDIMEQRGWDKINTIAYFHWGNTNTGAYQSEGSETAVPDSTQEFHLYVLEWDSSSMKVLVDDILVYELSNTQDKPYDNPHYLLLNIAMGGNLGGEISTDFTDATLEIDYVRVYQ is encoded by the coding sequence ATGGTCAAAATCAAATATATAAAGGTGAACGTAAAACCCAATGTTTTCAGTTCCTTCATGCTTGCCTTTTTGCTGGTGATCTCCTGTAGTTCCTCAGATGCAGAGCCTGTGCTCAAACCATCGAATCTGACCGTGATCATCACTGTTGTTGGTGCTTCAGATACTCAACCTGCTGGTGACGGATCAGGAGAAGTGAGAGTGAGTGCATTTGCCCAGGATGCGGTAGGATACGCCTATAGATTTGACAACGGAGAATTGCAGGAAACCACTTCCAGAACCATGAGTCATACCTTTGAGCGGGAAGGAACACATTCCTACGCCGTAGAAGTGCTTGCCTATTCCGCGACCGGAGAATCCATTTCCGAGACGCGCTCAGTAAGCATCTTTAAGGGAGCTCTGGAGGAAGAAGCAAGTGAAGAGGAAGAAGAAGGCACCCTGGTATTTTCAGATGAATTTGAATACAATGGAAGTCCCGACTCCTCAAAATGGCACCACCAGGTGATAGGACCAAATAACGGCAGCTGGTACAATGATGAACTTCAGCACTATACGGACCGGTCGGAAAACTCTTTTGTAAGCAATGGCACCCTGAAGATCAAGGCACTAAAGGAGTCGTATACCAGCGGCGGCGTATCTAAATCCTATACATCAGCCCGTTTGAATTCCAAATTTGCTTTCACTTATGGAAGAGTGGAAGTAAGGGCTAAATTACCTGCCGAAGCCGGTACCTGGCCCGCTATCTGGACCCTGGGGGCCAATATTAACGAAACTGGAAACTATTTTGGGCAACAGTATGGAAATGTGGGATGGCCTGCTTGTGGGGAAATCGATATCATGGAGCAAAGGGGATGGGATAAGATCAATACCATTGCTTATTTCCATTGGGGAAATACGAATACAGGGGCGTATCAAAGTGAAGGATCAGAAACTGCAGTCCCGGATTCAACTCAGGAATTTCACCTGTACGTACTGGAATGGGATAGCAGCAGTATGAAAGTTTTAGTTGATGACATCCTGGTCTATGAATTGTCAAACACACAGGATAAGCCCTATGACAATCCACATTATCTCCTATTGAATATTGCCATGGGAGGCAATTTGGGCGGTGAGATTTCCACAGATTTTACAGATGCTACTTTGGAGATCGACTATGTGAGAGTATATCAATAA
- a CDS encoding nuclear transport factor 2 family protein — translation MKKQFITLGIMALCAFSACKQATPEEEMTPKETPDYAAFESKVAIISAFYKAHEAENLEALGNMLSDTLQWSPPQYNGNQWLGKEDLLGALKNYHENFEDIQFTPGVVTPETTANGYWSGSVFPEGTATDEPVNIRVYGTWNATHTETGKPIGVKFYALISVNDEGKIASASDYFDVNGLAAQIAAE, via the coding sequence ATGAAAAAACAATTTATTACCCTGGGGATCATGGCGCTATGCGCATTTTCTGCATGTAAACAGGCTACCCCCGAAGAAGAAATGACCCCAAAAGAAACCCCTGATTATGCCGCATTTGAATCTAAGGTTGCCATTATCAGTGCATTTTACAAAGCTCATGAGGCTGAAAATCTGGAAGCCTTAGGCAATATGCTTTCTGATACTCTGCAGTGGAGCCCTCCACAATACAATGGCAACCAGTGGCTTGGCAAAGAAGATCTTTTGGGAGCGTTAAAGAATTATCACGAAAATTTTGAGGACATCCAGTTTACTCCCGGAGTAGTCACACCAGAGACCACCGCTAATGGATATTGGTCTGGTTCAGTATTTCCTGAGGGGACTGCCACCGATGAACCTGTTAATATTCGTGTCTATGGCACCTGGAACGCTACACATACCGAAACCGGGAAACCCATAGGTGTGAAATTCTACGCACTTATTTCTGTTAATGATGAAGGTAAGATCGCCAGTGCGTCAGATTATTTCGATGTAAACGGGCTTGCTGCTCAAATTGCTGCAGAGTAG